A genomic window from Polaribacter gangjinensis includes:
- a CDS encoding MBL fold metallo-hydrolase — protein MKIAQIYTGCLAQGAYYIESNGEVAIIDPLREVQDYIDRAEKDNAKIKYIFETHFHADFVSGHVTLAEKTGAKIVFGPTAQTNFDALIAEDNQVFTIGNITITALHTPGHTMESTCYLLKDENGKDHALFSGDTLFLGDVGRPDLAQKGNITEKDLAGFLYDSLRTKVMTLADDVIVYPAHGAGSACGKNLSKETVGTIGNQKETNYALRANMTKEEFIKEVTDGLLPPPAYFPLNVKLNKEGYENIDNVIKNSAKPLSAEEFELLANETDAVILDVRHQSEFSKGFIPQSIFIGLGGTFAPWVGALIKDIKQEILLVTPIGEEESTITRLSRVGFDNVIGYLDGSFETWKKSGKEIDVLNAISVAALEEKIAENPLIFDVRKPGEYLSEHALIAENTPLDYLNDHISQFPDKKPFYVHCAGGYRSVIAASILKARGFHNVIDILGGFDAIKNSSIEKSAYVCPSTL, from the coding sequence ATGAAAATAGCACAAATTTATACAGGATGTTTAGCGCAAGGAGCCTATTATATTGAAAGTAATGGCGAAGTTGCCATTATTGATCCTTTAAGAGAAGTACAAGATTATATTGACAGAGCCGAAAAAGACAATGCCAAAATTAAATATATTTTTGAAACGCATTTTCATGCAGATTTTGTAAGTGGCCATGTAACATTAGCAGAAAAAACAGGGGCTAAAATTGTTTTTGGACCAACAGCACAAACTAATTTTGATGCGTTGATTGCTGAGGATAATCAAGTTTTTACAATTGGAAATATTACCATAACTGCGCTTCATACGCCTGGTCATACCATGGAAAGCACTTGTTATTTATTGAAAGATGAAAACGGAAAAGATCACGCTCTTTTTAGTGGAGATACGTTGTTTTTGGGTGACGTTGGAAGACCAGATTTGGCTCAGAAAGGAAACATTACTGAAAAAGATTTAGCCGGATTTTTATACGATAGTTTAAGAACAAAAGTCATGACTTTAGCAGATGATGTCATTGTTTATCCTGCACATGGAGCTGGCTCAGCTTGTGGAAAAAACCTTAGCAAAGAAACTGTTGGTACAATTGGAAATCAAAAAGAAACCAATTATGCTTTGAGAGCCAATATGACCAAAGAAGAATTTATAAAAGAAGTTACAGATGGTTTGTTGCCTCCTCCAGCCTATTTTCCATTGAATGTAAAGTTGAATAAAGAAGGATATGAAAATATTGATAATGTTATCAAAAATAGTGCAAAACCTTTGTCTGCTGAAGAATTTGAATTGCTAGCCAATGAAACGGATGCTGTTATTTTAGACGTTCGTCATCAATCAGAATTTTCGAAAGGATTCATTCCTCAATCTATTTTTATAGGTTTGGGAGGTACATTTGCACCCTGGGTTGGTGCGTTGATTAAAGATATCAAACAAGAAATTTTATTAGTGACTCCAATTGGTGAAGAAGAAAGTACCATTACTCGTTTATCAAGAGTTGGTTTTGATAATGTGATTGGATATTTAGACGGAAGTTTTGAAACATGGAAAAAATCTGGAAAAGAAATCGATGTTTTAAATGCCATTTCTGTGGCAGCTTTAGAAGAAAAAATTGCTGAAAATCCATTAATTTTTGACGTTAGAAAACCTGGAGAATATTTAAGTGAACATGCCTTGATTGCAGAAAATACTCCTTTGGATTATTTGAATGATCACATCAGCCAATTTCCTGACAAGAAACCATTTTATGTGCATTGTGCAGGTGGATATCGTTCAGTAATTGCGGCTTCAATTTTAAAAGCACGTGGTTTTCACAATGTGATTGATATTTTAGGTGGATTTGATGCTATTAAAAATTCATCCATTGAAAAATCGGCATATGTATGTCCTTCAACGTTATAA